The genomic interval CAACACTGTATCaacatgtttatatattatcAAATTTAATATCATTTTACAGGTCAATAGTACCATCAAATCAGAAAGCTCCTTGCCGAGTTACTCCCCACACAGTAATGAAACTCCTAAGAAGGCCCCAACAGGATCACGTATCTTTGGGCCGCAGAAGAACAATGCAAGTGAACAACAGAAGAAGAAAGGTCTTCTGGATAGGATCACTTTCTTAGTAAGTGGAGGAGAAGTGACTCCCATGATAAACGGAGTCCCGCAAGGATATTCACCAACGGGCAGCACTGAGTCCATCAGCCAGGGACTGCATGCTCGCAAACCTGCTACAGGAGGTGATGGTTCTCATCAATCTCGAGACCTTGTGGTACTCGCGGAGAATGCATCTTTGGGCCGCAGAAGAACAATAATGCAAGTGAGCAACAGGAGAAGAAAGTCCCTTCAGGTCCTCTGGATAGGATCTCTTTCTTGGTAAGTGGAGGAGAATCGAATTCAATCGATTCCCATGATAGACGGAGTCCCGCATTACTAAAGTGCGTTTACAATGTCCCTTTGGCCTCTATGTAGGTGCTTACTTTGCCTTCATTTCATAttcctttcttctatcttactgccCAGCACCTATAcgtcatcttttttattttcttgatttcgatctctttatcttgctgtcccaCCACTCCAGCTCTCTCTTTTCACTCTTGTAGGTGCTGAATGACTGAACGTGCCCCTAGGCTTGTCTTTATGGAATAAATGTCttgatgcaatattcattcatactcTTGAATGTAAAACAGTTTCAacggatgcaggcttattcggaccttggctgattcggacctttatcttggctgattcggaccatttgctagcctgattcggacccatactaataaaTTTATAAGCATttcgcatcgttcgtccccgcgaatacgaaagccaccaggaattggggcgtcaaatgtatttcgccgtgtttagtacgaacccctgggggttaattacagtcgtccgaataaatattacttaaaattcttgttcaggaggtaaaactgcatagaaaaatcggccaatcatatgaaggtccgagtAAGCTTGGATAAAGGTacgaatgagccagtacatggtccgaatcagccaaggtccgaataagcctgttcccgtTTCAACACTGTATCATACACACTGCATCTAACagcatgtttatatattttcaaatttaatatCATTTTACAGGCCAATAGTACCATCAAATCAGAAAGCTCCTCGCCGAGTTATTCCCCACACGGTAATGAAACTCCTAAGACAGCCCCAACAGGAGCATGCATCATTGGGCTGCAGAAGAACAATGCAAGTGGGCAACAGGAGGAGAAAGTCCCTTCAGGTCTTCTGGATAGGGTCACTTTCTTGGTAAGTGGAGGAGAATCGATTCCCATGATAGACGGAGTCCGGCAAAGATATTCGCCGGTGTTCACAAGAGTCTTTCGACCAATGAGAACAAGCGAGTCCATCAGCTACTCCCAGCATAGCCAGCGACTGCATGCTCGCAAACCTTCCGCTAAAGGTGTTGGGTCTCACCATTCTCGTGACCCTGGTAGTAGTAGGACTCGCGGAGAATGTTCCGTAGAAGTGAGTTACAGACCTCGCCCTGGTCGCGTGTCTTCTGCTGGTGGTCGTCGTGACACCACGAAGGCACTGGAAGTAATCGTGTTGTCTGATTATGATAGCGACGACCACATTCAAGAAGTTCCTGTAGATAGGAAGGTGCAACTGAGGGATCGCAAACTCTCAAATTTCCACCGCACgaatatcaaaagtaaaatatttccCAAGTACTAACAGTTTCGTTACCCAGCGCGATTGAAACACCTTCCTTTGCTAGTGCATACGTCTGTTATAGTCTCAAAGACACtgttctcattttattttatatatatgaaggaagaaaaagcatgtttttttttttctaaggaatgAATACTGATCAAGCTGATTCAACTCTGTGGTAAATGGTAGAATGTAaatcagcagtctttagaaaccaGGAACGCttatcgagtatatatatatatatatatatacatatatatatatatatatatatatatatatagtatatatatatatatatatatgtaagcagctccatttttattttttgtcgagGAGTTAGcactatgttaaaaaaaaatatcctaaagGTTTGCTCTTAGCGAACATTGCATTAGAGTGATTAGACAGTCATCCTCAAGAGTCTACATAAATTGAAGTAATTTAATCcaatattttaaacattatttataaaaagcaaataaatttatattcatgtccatataatatatatatatatatatatatatatatatatatatatatatatatatatatatatatattaaaaaagcaaGGATATGCAAGAAAACTAGCACACATTAACTATCTATGTGATTTCTTCCTTATCATTGCTTTCGAAGCTGCAGAGCCAGTGTCTGTGCCCTGTTAGAAGAATCTTCCATGTCAAGGTGTAATGATGTCTGGGTTGTATCTGTGTAGACCTATAATTGATGCGTTTCGATTTTGCATAGTTGTATTGAAGTAAGTATGTTGGCAGAACTTAATTCTTTCACTGTAATGCTCATTGTCGAAGCTTTCAACTTTATCAGCTATGAAACTGTTAAAtctgtatactatatacaaaaacTACTGGTGACAGTAGCTTAGAAAGTCCTTATCTCTCACTCTATTTTTTTGTGGGTCATGTATCTTTTCGTTAATATAGCTGCTAATTATAAACTACAGTTAATCCTATGGTAAAAACTGTGCCTATGTTTACATTCAACTAAGTATGcaggttatttttatctttaatccatTCAGATTCAAGTTTACAAATACTTCATATTACAGCTTTAACTGTTTTACGAAGCTCTGTTTttccagattatatatatatatatatatatatatatatatatatatatatatatattatatatatatatatctgtttttgtAACTGTTTAAGATGAATGTTGGCTAGATTCTACAAAATTTATTGGGCGTGTCTCTTGCACCactttattgtgatttttttaaaactttttgttgGTTATGATTCTTCTATGACGTTTTTGTTATGCTATTGTTGCAACGTTTGCGCAACTTTATTTGATACTGATATGCAAAAACTCCAGCAACATTGCAAACCTTTTTACCACTTTTCATGAACATTCAGCTGAtcttaattaagttttttttaataatgtttatgAGAATAATAATCACCACCGTAGTAATACACACTAAATGttgtttagttatatatatttgtcatgaTTCATTGATATCAAGATATCCTTTCCAAATTTCAATGAGTTTCCTTTATTTTGACATaggttattttttaatatattttcaaactaaAGTGCCTGTGATAAAGCGTTTATAGAATGGGGTTAATTTATACTTTAACATGATATTTTACGTTGCTTTTAACATGATGTTACAATatgaaatatgttttaaagtaTTTTCTTCTAAGGAGTCGTATTGTCAAAACTGAAGAGATttataaaaccttatttttaattatatgtacTGTCTTACGAGAGGATCTTGTTCAGCACACTATTAACACATTATCTGTGATTATGGGACAGTTTATGTATATGCAGGAAAATGATTAGACTTAATAACAAAAGGTGCGATTTGTATTATATAGCTTCTTAAGGGTAGACTCAGTTTTTCCAGCTGtacatttttataagtttttgtaGAGACCGTTTTCAATGAATGTTTATAAAAGTATGTATGGTATCATTTAACAGTTACGTGCAGTATGTTTACGttacttgtttattttctctctctctctctctctgtatatatatatatatatatatatattatatatatatatatatatatatatatatatatatatatatatgcagaagccaggtactatgtcgtacctctaagtaaattgggatacaatccacaatgaagtaaaatcctcttgtagtttaaaatatatatttcttgtacaggattaaagctttcgatatatatatatatatatatatatatatatatatatatatatatatatatattatatatatatatatatatatatgtgtgtgtgtgtgtgcgtgtgtgttacaGGCAGATAGCAAAACCAGGCAGTTATCAAACTGccagaaatttcaggcagataccGAAATGTCCTTGGGGACGTTTGacacaccccccttcccccccgggAGCTAGTAATAAACATGGCGAAACAGGGACTcctctacactgtttcgccgtgtttagtactagctcctggggtgtcaaatgtatttcgccactAGCCCCTGGGGTGTCAATATATTTCGCCACTAGCCCCTGGAGTGTCAAATATATTTCGCCACTAgcccctggggtgtcaaatgtatttcgccactagcccctggggtgtcaaatatatttcgccactagcccctggggtgtcaaatatatttcgccactagcccctggggtgtcaaatgtatttcgccactagcccctggggtgtcaaatgtatttcgccactagcccctggggtgtcaaatgtatttcgccactAGCCCCTGGGGTTGTCAAATATATTTCGCCACTAGCCcgtggggtgtcaaatgtatttcgccactAGCCcctgggtgtcaaatgtatttcgccactAGCCCCTGGGGTGTCTAATGTATTTCGCCACAAACCCCTGGAGTGTCAAATATATTTCACCACTAGCCcctgggtgtcaaatgtattttgccactAGCCCCTGGGGTGTCAAATATATTTCGCCACAAGCCCCTGGAGTGTCAAATATATTTCgccactagcccctgggggttgtCAATGAAATGTATTTCGTACACTAGCCCCTGGGGTGTCAAACATGTATTTCGTCAAACTAGCCCCTGGGTAtgtcaaatgtattttatttcgccACTAGCACCCTGGGGTTGTCAATGTATGTCGTCACTAGCCCCAAACCGGTCAAACCTAGCCCCTGGGGGGAATGTCCAAATGATTCGCACTcccctggggtgtcaaatgtaaTTTCCGTCAACTCCCCTGGGGTGCCAAATATATTTCGCCACTAGCtcctggggtgtcaaatgtatttcgccactagcccctggggtgtcaaatatatttcgtcacTAGCCCCTGGGAAGTCAATGTATTTCGTCACTAGCTCCTGGGTATCAAATGTATTTCGTACTAGCCCTGGGGTGTCAAATATATTTTCGCCACTAGCCCCTGGATGTCAATGTATTTCGCCACTAAAGCCCCTGGGGTTGTCATATTTCGCCCACTAGCCCCTGGGGTGTCCAAATGTATTTTTGCCACTAGCCCCTGGGGTGTCAAATAATATTTTCGCCACTACCCGTGGgatgtcaaatgtatttcgccacaGCCCCTGGGgttgtcaatttatttttttgccactagcccctgggggtggTCAAATATATTTCGCCCTAGCCCCTGGGGTTCAAATATCCCACTAgcccctggggtgtcaaatgtcCATTTCGCCACAAGCCCCTGGGgagtgtcaaatgtatttcgccactAGCCCCTGTGTCAATATATTTCGCCACTAGCCCCTGGGGTATGTCAAATATATTTCGGCCACTAGCCCCTGGAGTGTCCAAATGTATTTTCGCCACTAGCCCCTGGAGTGTCAAATATATTTCGCCACTAGCCCTGGGATTGTCAAATATATTTCGCCACTAGCCCCTGGGGTGTCAAATTATTTTCGCCACTAAGGGGCCCCCTGAGTGGTCAAATATATTTTCGCCACTAGCCCTGGGGTGTCAATATATTTTTCGCACTAGCCCCTGGAGTGTCAAATATATTTCGCCACTAGCCCCTGgatgtcaaatgtatttcgccactAGCCCCTGGTGTGCAAATTATTTCGCCACTAGCCCTGTCAAATATAGTTCGCCACTGGCCCCTGGGTTGGTCAATATATTTCGCCCCACTAGGCCCCTGGAGTGTTCAAATCTATTTCGGCCACTAGCCCCGtgggggtgtcaaatgtattttcgCCACTAAGCCCCCTGGGGATGGTCAAATATATTAGTTTTCGCCACTGAGCCCCTGGGGAGTGTCAAATGTATTTTCgccactagcccctggggagtggTCCAACTATATTTCGCCACTAGCCCCTTGGGGGGGTCAATATATTTCGGCCACTACCAAACTGGCGTTTGTCCAAATTTATATTTCGCCCACTATCCCCTGGGGTTGGTGTCAAATGTCGTTTCGACCACTAATCCCCTGGTGGTGTCAAATATATTTCGCCACTAGCCCcggggtgtccaatgtattttgccctACTAGGGGCCCCTGGGGTGTCAAATATATTTCGCCACTACCCCTGGATGTCCCCAAATGGGTATTTCGCCACTAcccctggggtgtcaaatgtattttcgCCACTAGCCCCTGTAGTGTCAATATATTTCGGCCATACCCCTGGGGTGTCAAATCTATTTCGCCACTAGCCCCTGGGGTGTCCAAATATATTTCGCCACTAGCCCCGGAGAGGTGGTCAAATACATTTTCGCCACTACCCCCTGGAAATGTCAAATTTATATTTTCGCCACTAGCCCCTGGAGTGTCAAATATAAATTTCGCCACAGCCCCTGGAAGTGTCAATATATTTCAGCCCGAAGCAGCCCCTGGGTTGTCAAATATATTTTTCGCCACTCGCCCCTTGGTAGTGGTCAAGATATATTTTCGCCTCACTTAGCCCCTGGGATGGTTCAAATGTATTTTCGCCCACGAAGCCCCGCTGGAGTGTCCAACTATATTTCGGCCACTAGCCCCTGGGGTGTCAAATAATATTTTGCCACTAGCCCCCTGGGGGgtttcaaattatttatttttcagccaCCTAGCCCCTGGGAATGTCAAATTGTATTTCGCCACTAgcccctggggtgtcaaatgGTAATTTCGCCACTAGCCCCTGGGGTGTCAAATATTCTTTCGCCACTATGCCCCACCTGGGGTTGTCAACTATATTTCGCCACTAGCCCCGGGGTGGGTTCAAATGTTTTATTTCGCCACAGCCCCTGGGGAGTGCAAATATATTTTCGCCACAGCCCCTGGGTGTCAAATGTAATTTCGCCACTAAgcccctggggtgtcaaatgtatttcgccactAGCCCCTGGGGTGTCCAAATGGTATTTCACCATGTGCCcctgggtgtcaaatgtatttctttactagcccctggggtgtcaaatgtatttcgtcaCTAGCCCTGGGATGTCAAATGTATTTCTCCACTCAGCCCCTGGGGCGTCAAATGTTATTTCGTCACTAGCCCCTTGGGGTGTCAAATATATTTGGCGCCACTAgcccctggggtgtcaaatgtatttcgccactATCCCCTGGGATGTCAATGTATTTCGCCACTAGCCCCTGGggtgtcccaaatgtaatttcgCCACAAGCCCCTGGGGTGTCAAATATATTTCGCCACTAGCCCTGGggtttcaaaatgtatttttcgCCACTAGCCCCTTGGGGTgtccaaatgtatttcgccgcaCTAGCCCTGGGGGTGTCAAATATAATTTCGCCACTAGCCCTTGGGGTGTCCAATGATTTGCCGATTCTAGCCCCTGGGTTTGTCAAAATTGTATTCGCCACTAGCCCCTGGGGTGTTCCAAATGTTTCGCCACTTTTAGCCCTGGGGTGTCAAAATGTTTCGCCCTAGCCCCTGGGGTGTCAAAGTATTTCgccactagcccctgggggttttTGGTCAAATGTATTTCCACACTAGGCCCCTGGTGTGTCCCAAATCAATTTCGACACTAGACCCTTTGGGTTGTCAAATGTATTTTGACCCACTAGCCCCTGAGTTGCAAATGTATTTCGCACTAGCCCCTGGGATGTCAAAATGTATTTGCCAATAGCCCGGGTGTCAATGTATTGTGCACTAGGCCCTTAGGTTCAAATGTATTTTGCACCAGTcccctggggtgtcaaatgtattttcgCCCCTAACcccctggggtgtcaaatgtaaTTTCCCCGCCACTAGGGGCCCcttgggtgtcaaatgtatttcgccactaagcccctggggtgtcaaatgttATTTCGTCCACTAgcccctggggtgtcaaatgtatttcgccctgCCCCTGGGTGCAATGTATTTCCCCGCCACTAGGCCCCTGGGGTTGTCAAATGTATTTTCGCCACTAGCCCCTGGGGTGGTGTCAAAGTTATATTTCGCCACTAGCCCcaggggtgtcaaatgtatttcgccactagcccctggggtgtcaaatgtattttgccactagcccctggggtgtcaaatgttTTGCCACTAGCCcctgggtgtcaaatgtattttgccactAGCCcctgggtgtcaaatgtatttcgccactAGCCCCTGGGGTGTCAAATTTATTTCGCCACTAGCCCCTGGGGTGTCAAAAATGTATTTCGACACGAGCCCCTGGGTTCATGTCCCCTTTCGGGGCCCTAGCCCCTGGGTGTCAAATGTTATTTCGCCACTAGCCCCTGGGTGTCAAATTTTTCAcccactagcccctgggggtttcAAATATATTTCGCCACTAGaccctggggtgtcaaatgtattttgccactAGCCCCTGGgttgtcaaatgtatttcgccactAGCCCCTGGgatgtcaaatgtattttgccaatagcccctggggtgtcaaatgtattttgccactAGCCCCTTAGgtttcaaatgtatttcgccaccAGCCcctgggtgtcaaatgtatttcgccactAGCCCCTGGgatgtcaaatgtattttgccactagcccctggggtgtcaaatgtattttgccactAGCCCCTtaggtgtcaaatgtatttccccaccagcccctggggtgtcaaatgtgttttgccACTAACCCCTGGTGTGACAAATGTATTTTGCCACTAGCTCCTGAGGTGTCAAATGCATTTTACCACTAgtccctgggggatcaaatgtccccaaGTGAATTTCGCTATCTGCTCGAAATTTCAGGTAGttcgtgaaatgcctggtttTGCTATCTACctgtgacatacacacacacacgcacatatatatatgtatatctataatacatacacacataaatacatatatacaggaagtCCCTGGGTTCGGGTTAAGTCGTTCTGGGCTGAAGGTGCTTGCCTCATGGGGCTGTTAACCTGCTTTACAGCACTGTAACCCAGACTGACAGCGCTGTTGCtacttattaccattattataatcatatgaTTCGGCTTAAGGCGATTTTCCTTGCCGGGAACGTAACCCCCGCCATAACCCATGGACTGCCCATATAGCTTTCCTTTTCCACGTGTCTTTTTCCACAGAAAGGGTGATAGCTTCAGTTGGGATAAGGTTCTTTGTCCCAACCCCATTCCTTCCTTGGTTGTGGGCCACCTTATTCGAATAACGACCAAGAACATGATTCACTCTTCAGGTAAACAGAGGCTCCATGAAATTGAAGGAAATATGCCTGAAAAAAATTTAAGGGTTTGTCAGGGATCGAAGCTATGATCCCTGGTAGGTtgtgaatttatatgtatatctcatAAAAGAagtccataaaaatgccaaaatatagaaagtaagtactatatctcagagactgccgtctcttccttcaggtaggtaatgaatatagtgcttactttttatattttgacgaTTTTATGAGcttttatgagatggaattcttttgtaacagaacatttttaccagtcatatatgatatatattcttatatgcagACGTGATACCtatccacgcacacacacacacacacacacacacacatatatatatatatatgtgtgtgtgtgtgtgtgtgtaactgaatcacggagATATGGAATgtcatgaatgtataaataaagggaaaatgcCATGACGGAAAATTGAAACTCTGGAGTCTGCTAGTAAAGGAcggtgtgtcgaaaggcctggcaagCAATCCGTTGTttcatctttccttcgtggattttgcctgtatataaatacatatacatatatatatatataactatatatatatatatatatcatatatatatatatagaatatatatataatatctatattatatatatatatatatatattatatatatatatatctatattataatgaaTGCATAAACCCCTTGGCAGCCGTTAACCGAATCAAACAAGAAAAACTACCTGGCAATAGCCATAAAACCTGAGAGGGGTCCTGAGGCTATAAATAGCCCCTGACATCACCCATGGAAGTGTCATGGCGATCGAACGAATAGCTACGGTGACATCCGAGTGGCAGATGTCTCTGGTGGCATTAAAAGAGAACTTAATTCTCGTAGGCGACGCCGAATTCAGGCAGGAGTCGTGATAACGACTTACGATTAAAAGCAGAGGGACGTATAAAATACTTTATGTACAAATGCTTTGGCGGTTCGTGGTGTTTGCTTtgtcttctataaaataaatagacGAAGTGTTCAACATATCAGTAAACTGATTCCTTGAATCTATGACTAGACAGATctataataaatatgttgaacaTATAAATAAACTGATTTCTTGAATCTATAACTAGACAGATctataataaatatgttgaacaTATAAATAAACTGATTCCTTGAATCTATAACTAGATAGatctataataaagataaaatacctACGTCATATTTAATATAGGAATAGATTCCTTGAATCTATAATTAGACATctattaaataataaagatacatacatatgGTAAGTTTactgtattaataaaaaaatttttaatctatAACTAGACAGAttctataaataataaagataaatgcatacGTCATGTTTAAAGTATcaataacaaatttttaaaatctataacTAGACAGATCTCTAAAATACTGGAAGATTAATAACAAaagtaagtgtaaatatataaataaggaatAAATTAACTTCTCTGAAGGAGGGTAGCGCCGCCATCGCagctcatgtggtgcactgtaggcactacttagggttctttgcagcttcccctcTGCCCCTAACTATAACCCCTTTCCTCCCTttaactatacctccgttcatgttccctTTCCTTTCCATCTTCTTACTTTCCAGTTTCcagcctctcctgacaattgtttcatagtgcaactgctttgaggttttcctcctgttaaatttttcaagcttttttactctgtttcccttccagcgctgattgacctcataaaccttcggcctaaattttatattccattccgttCCAATAAATTCCCTGCCTTATAtatgttacgtctttcaaacccCATTTTCTGAGCTTACCTTCCTGGAGTCAAGACTTGTGTACATTACCAACACTATCacccctgactctctctctctctcgctctctcttggtCTGATTATATTTCACTACTCAAATCATCTTTGCCagtaacaaaatgaataattgttCTCTTTTGATACTTGCATGAAATACGGAAACTAACAACAGTTATTGTATACTTGGTGAAAAACTAGAAACAGAAAATACTATACGACATCACCCGAAGAGCAAGAGGAAAAACAGATCGGGTTATGGCACTTACATGCGGCGATATTCAGGCTGTAAATACAGCCAAGTGCGTCAGACTAAGTGATGTTTACGAAGCCCCTAGCCTCATAACATCaaaacatacgagagagagagagagacggatggcTGGTGCCAGCTGGTGGTAAGAGTCGAGTGCCAATTCTGGTCTTCTTACCTCGTCGTTTTCCCACCCTTATGCCCGGCCTGGCTGGCATCACATCGCCTCGTGGCACCCCACCCCTTGCCGTGCCCTTCACGACGACGATGTGGCATTTGGCATTCACGGCGTAAATAAGATCATACCCAGATGGGCATGCTTGCTTCTCGGTGGTAACTCCATTTGCAGAAGGGAGGGGAAGTCCTTGAATCAGACAAGCTATTATACCTCGACGTCTTTCGTTTCATGTCAACAAATAATAGGCTTCGCAAAAACGGCCATTGTTGGTTTCAGTGAAACTGACGTCAAGGAAATCCTCGGCTTTAATGAGATTGGAGGTAATGGGTAGAATACGTAAAACTGTAAACTGTAATGAGATCGACGTTCAAGGCTATTATTGCCCCGATAGGATTCGAGATGAAAGATGTTTTGCTTCTCCGTAAGAAAATATTCAATGATGATATAGCAACATTCAATGACAAAGAGTAACTTCATTATTAGAAAAATTCCGAGGCATTTCGTATAAAAATGCAGGTTATTACCTCCGCAAATTTCGGGGAATTTTGGAGACCGCCCacccacacccccccaccccccccccccccccccctaatttttttcttaaacccTTCCATTTTTGAGTTtacatatcattatcttcatgtGATACCTCTCAGATTTATGTAAGAGACTTGCTTGATAATTCCTCATATCCCTTGATTTACACCTGAAATACATCCGGTAGTCAGACAATTTGGCGATAGCCTAATGGAACCATTTACTGAAGAGATAGAAACAAGAAGGCTCTTGGCCAAAATTAAGAATATGGTGAAGGTCACGGAATTTTAGAAAAATCACCGAAACAAGAGGTTAACACCATATAGAGCTAACCCTCTAGGGATCTAGAGAGAAAGGGTAAGTAGATGAAAGTTGTATCACGGcttatgtatacacacgcacacaaatatatagttGTGTATCTTAATATTAGATTTTGAAAATAGGATTTCATCTGatgttaaataataaaaacgttCGTAATAGATACAAGTTAGCGATTATTTAACAAATAGGCTAAAAGGAATGGGATCCGGCGAATTTACCGACaacaattcaccgacaacaatttaCCGACAACAGTTCATCGACAACAGTTCATCGACATGCTCAATTCATCGACTGCACAATTCACCGACATTGTGAtcaattcaccgacaacaattaagctaagataaaaaaggaaagatcaTTAACAAGACTGTACCCGCCACATCTATAAAATAAGGTTTGAATACTAAACTGGTAGTTATGAAAGAAATAACCGAGGCAATAAATCACCAAATAAGGTTTTAATACTAAACAGGTAGTTTAGAAACAGCCGATGCACTAAATTACCAAATTAGCTTGAACATCAAAATAATAACAGTGTATTTTCTTACTTCAGTAAGAAATATAAAAGGTCTAGTTAACAAAGATTTTCACTACATAGCCATCATGCCTCTCCATTTTATAGAATCCGAAAAAGGAAAGAAGCAGCTTGTTGTTCATggctatttcttttataaagacaAGGAGCGTGAAGATAAGATATACTGGAAATGTGACAAATATCTCAAAATAA from Macrobrachium nipponense isolate FS-2020 chromosome 28, ASM1510439v2, whole genome shotgun sequence carries:
- the LOC135201779 gene encoding uncharacterized protein LOC135201779, whose product is MDECNLNRKSSRWYFMTELGITEYDLTAENALQEESHEVNSTIKSESSLPSYSPHSNETPKKAPTGSRIFGPQKNNASEQQKKKGLLDRITFLVSGGEVTPMINGVPQGYSPTGSTESISQGLHARKPATGGDGSHQSRDLVVLAENASLGRRRTIMQVSNRRRKSLQVLWIGSLSWPIVPSNQKAPRRVIPHTVMKLLRQPQQEHASLGCRRTMQVGNRRRKSLQVFWIGSLSW